A window of the Lolium perenne isolate Kyuss_39 chromosome 7, Kyuss_2.0, whole genome shotgun sequence genome harbors these coding sequences:
- the LOC127313772 gene encoding uncharacterized protein, which yields MHTIFTFGLATSKYSMESSEPLGTAAATPSPEDAETQESDTIILDGPSEKAADTPGKATASKRKRGAFADDGLVVFTNMNIAVKDVAQAIKDNKPTYMHSNLYNAVMDMLGFAEEDLMATLGHLINHKGQVAALWA from the coding sequence ATGCATACCATCTTCACTTTCGGCCTCGCCACCAGCAAGTACTCCATGGAATCCAGTGAGCCCCTAGGCACGGCTGCAGCTACTCCTTCGCCTGAGGATGCTGAAACCCAGGAGTCCGACACCATCATCCTCGATGGCCCATCCGAGAAGGCTGCCGACACGCCTGGCAAGGCAACCGCTAGCAAGAGGAAGAGAGGTGCCTTCGCCGACGACGGGCTGGTGGTCTTCACCAACATGAATATTGCTGTGAAGGACGTCGCACAGGCAATCAAGGACAACAAGCCCACATACATGCACTCTAACTTGTACAATGCAGTCATGGACATGCTTGGCTTCGCCGAGGAGGATCTCATGGCGACGCTGGGCCACCTCATCAACCATAAGGGCCAGGTTGCAGCTTTGTGGGCATGA